The genomic interval CGTTTGGCAAGCTCGGCCAGTTTGAGATAGTCGGGGCGAAAGTTGTGTCCCCACTGACTGATGCAGTGTGCTTCATCGATCGCGAACAAATCGATCTTGAGCGAACCCACCGATGCGATGAATCGTTCGTTGAAGAAACGTTCGGGCGCGACATACAGCATTTTGATCTCGCCCTGACGCACACCGCGCATGGCGTCGCGGAACTCGGCGACGGAGAGGCTGGAGTCCAGTCGCGCGGCGCCGATCCCACGTGCTTGCAGGGCGTCGCACTGGTCTTTCATCAATGCGATCAGCGGTGAGACGATGACCGTGGTGCCCTCAAGCAACTGGCTGGGCAGTTGGTAACAAAGACTCTTGCCGCCGCCGGTGGGAAAGACGGCCGCAACGTTTTTTCCCTGCAAGAGTCGGGAGATGACGTCGGACTGTCCATCACGAAACTCATCGAGCCCGAAACGTTGACGAAGGATCTGTCGAGCGTCGTTGATGTCTGACATGGTGTTGCCCCTGGAAAGTACGTCAGCCTTTGTGGACTGAAGGTTCGGATGTACGTCAGCCTTTCTAGGCTGACAGTTTGGGGGTATGTCAGCCTGGAAAGGCTGACGTACGAAAGGCTGACGTACTGGGTGGATGTGCGGCGAGTTTGCGGAGGGCTTCGGGCAGCGCCTCGCATTCTTTCTCGAACACACGGGCGGCCAAGCGATCGGCGGTGTCGTCGGGCAGCACCTCGCAAGATTTTTGCAAGATGATCGGGCCGTTGTCGTAGTGATTGTCGACAAAGTGCACGGTGCAGCCGCTGATGGTGACCCCGCGATCGATGGCGGCTTGATGCACGTGATGTCCGAACATGCCTTGACCGCCGAACGCGGGCAAAAGTGATGGATGGATGTTGATCACGCGATGATCAAAATCATCCGGAATCAAGACGTGTTTTAGGAAACCCGCCATGACCACATAACGGGCACCGGACTGACGAACCGGCTCAAACATGGCTTGGCTGTATTTCGCCTCCTGATCGCCGAACTGTGATTTGCGAACCACCAATGTCGGAATACCCGCGTCTTGCGCGATCGTCAGACCGCGTACGTCGGATCGGCTGCTGATGACCAAACGCACATCGATCGGCAAGTCATGCTGATCGCGATGCAGCAGCAGGTTTTCCAGCGTGCGTCCTCCTCCACTGAGGAAGACAGCTATGGGCAGGGGCGAGCTGTTCATCACGCGCCAGCCTTTGCCGCGTTACAGATCTGGACGTACACGTCACCGTGTTCACAAGCAACACTTTCGACGCCATCCAGAGCGGTGGTCGTCAATTCGTCGGCCAGCGTTTCGCCCATGATCAGCTCACGATGCTCGGACATCGCCAAGGCGACTTCATCGGACTCACTGATCACGGCCACGCGGATGCGATCGGTGTACTGACAATCGATCGCCTTGCGTTGGCTTTGCACCGTGCGGATCAAATCCTTGGCGATGCCTTCGCGTTGCAGTTCCGGGGTGACCTCGGTATTGAGCACGACCACGCACTGGGTGCCTTGCGCTGCGGCCCAGCCCTCTTTGGCTTGCAATCGGATCTCGATGTCTTCGCTGTCAAGCTTCAGTTCACCCTCGGGCAGAGCAAGTGTGACAAAGCCCGTGCTTTGCAATTCGGCCAGCAATTCATTGCCATCCGCGGTGGCGAGCGTCTTTTTCACCAGCGGGATCTGTTTGCCGACCTTTGGTCCCAATCGTTTGAAATTGGGGACGACCGTGTACTGGACGTATTCTTCGCCGGCGGTCGTGTAGTGAACCGCTTTGACGTTGAGTTCCTCGCGGACCAACGCGTCGTGACTTTGCAGCCATGCTTGCTTGGAGTCGTCGGTCAGAATCACCGTGACCTCGGCGAGCGGCAGTCGCACCTTGAGCTTTTCGTTGGCACGTGCGGCGCGACCCAAGGAAGCGATCTCACGCAGCAGGTTCATCGATTCGGAAAGCTCCCGGTCGATGCGATCGGGAATGCTGGTGGGGTAGTCGCAGAGGTGAACGCTGGCCAGTGGCTTGGTTGCCGACTGAGCGAACGGTCGCGTCAATTGTTGCCAAAGGGTCTCGGACAGGAAAGGAACAAACGGTGCGACGAGCTTGGTCAGCTCCAGCAGTGTTTCGTACAGCGTCCAGTACGCGTCATGCTTGTCCGGTGCATCGGCATCGCTGGCCCAGAAACGATCGCGACTGCGGCGGACGTACCAATTGCTCAATCCGTCCAACAAACGTGTGATCGCTTGACAGGCATTGAAGTTGTCCAGTTGATCCATCCGCTCCGTGACGATCTGGATCGTTCGGTTCAATTCCGAAAGGATCCAGCGGTCGATCTCACTGCGCTGCGATGCCGGGCGATACTTGGGCGCCGACGCGAGGCTTGCTGGCGAGAGTTGCTCGTCCGCACCGGTCGCGGCGGTCGGATCAAACCCGTCGATCTCGGCGTAGATGGTAAAGAAACTGAAGGTGTTCCAAAGACGCAGCAGGAACTCGGGGATGGAATCCTTGATCGATTGCTCGGCGTAGATGATCGAGTTCCACGGCGCTTGATTGGCAAAGAAATACCATCGCAGGGCATCGGCACCGTAGCGGTCAAAGATTTCCTCGGGGCTGCGATAGTTTCGCAAGCTCTTGGACATTTTGCCGGTCTGCTTGGTGAAGTTCTTCCCCTTGTGATCCTTCGTTTCCTCTTCGCTCAGAACGATCGTCTTCTTGTCATCGTCGTTGTTCTCCCACCATTGCGAGAGCATCAGTCCCAGCACGATGCAATTGCGGAACGGATGCGGAAACGCTTGATCGGCGATGCCGAGTTGCGATGGATCGATGCCGGTCGAGCCGGGTTCGACGACCGAGGCTCCTTCGCCAAAGAGCATCGTGCTGATCGCCAGTTGGCTGTAAAACCATCCGCGGGTCTGATCGATGGCTTCGCTGATGAAATCGGCGGGGAACTGCGAGCGGAACGCGGCATCGTTTTGGTGTGGCCATCCCCACTGGGCGAAGGGCATCGCGCCGCTGTCGTACCAGCAATCGATGACTTCGCTGACCCGACGCATGCGTGAGCCGTCGGCGAAGGGCGAATCATAGGTGACCGCATCGATGTACGGTTTGTGAACTCGCAAGTCGTCGACCAACTCGGGGTTTTCTTGTTTGGCGGCCAACCAGACTTGGGTGCCGTCGATGCCTGGTTTTTCGAGCAGTTCCTCGTAGCTGCCGACCGCTTCCATCCGTCCGGTTTCGTCACATACCCAGATCGGCAGCGGCGTGCCCCAATAGCGTTCACGCGAGAGCGCCCAGTCGACATTCGACTCCAGGAAATTGCCAAAGCGTCCGTCGCGGATGTGTTCGGGTTGCCAACCGATCTGCGAATTGTTTTTGAGCATCATGTCGCGAAAACGCGTCGTTCGGATGAACCAACTGCGTCGCGGGTACTGGATCAGGGGATCGTTGTCGTCGCGCCAGCAGAACGGATAATCGTGCAAGTATTGTTCTTGCAAGAACATCAAACCGCGTTCCTTGAGGTCACGCGAAATCGGTTTGTCGGCGTCCTTGACCCAAACCCCGATCAAATCCTCCGAGACGGCTTCGGTGAACTTACCGTCGGGTCCGATAGCGCAGAGCAGATCGGGCTGCTGTCCCTCGACGAATCGTTGACGCTGGGTGTCGTAAACTTCATAGTCGACTTCGCCGAACGCGGCGGCTTGGTGAACGATGCCCGAACCGCTGTCGGTGGTGACGAAGTCCGCGGAGACGACTCGCCAGTAGTGGTAGTCTTGCGTTTGATCGCCGTTTGGCTCGACCAGCTCGCCGGTGACTTCACCGAGTGTCTTGTAGTATCCGTCCATCGGTGGGACGTAACGCAGACCGATGAGGTCTTTGCCCGTGCAAGTCTCGATCGTCGTGAGTTCCCGTTTGCTCTTCTTGGCGATCGTTTCCACCAGCGCGGTAGCGATGTACAGCTCTTTGCCCGACTCGGGGTCACTGACCAGTGAGTACTCCAGTTCGGGATGCACGGCAGCGTACATGTTGCTGGGTAGCGTCCACGGAGTGGTGGTCCAGACCAGCAAGCTGCGATCGGGTTGATCGACCAATGGAAAAAGCACGTACACGCTGGGGTCGGCAACGTTGCGGTACCCCTGGCCGACTTCGCCCGCAGACAAGGCGGTACCGCCCTGAGCCCACCACCAAACGATCTTGTGTCCTTGGTAGAGCAGTCCGCGATCGAAGAGGTTTTTGAGGCTCCACCAAACGCTTTCGACGTAGGACTGATGGTAAGTCACGTAGGCCTTTTCCAGGTCGACCCAGAAACCGAGCCGTTTGGTCAGCCGCTCCCACTGTTGCATGTAACGCCAAACACTTTGTTGGCATTTTTGGATGAAAGGCTCGACCCCGTAGGCTTCGATTTCCTCTTTGCTGTGGATGCCCAGTTCCTTGCCCACCTCGACTTCGACGGGCAATCCGTGCGTGTCCCAGCCGGCTTTGCGCTCACAGCGAAATCCCCGCATGGTCTTGTAGCGGGGGAACACGTCCTTGATTGCCCGGGTCAGGCAGTGTCCGGGGTGGGGCATGCCGTTGGCCGTGGGGGGGCCTTCGAAAAAAACGAAGGGCGGCGAGTCGGCGCGGCGACGCAGCGATTGCTGGTAGATGTCGCGTTGCTCCCAGAACTCCAGGATTTGTTCTTCCAGTTCGGAAAACCGGGGGCTGGCGGCAGCGGCTTGAAAGGGAGAACCGGAGTCTGGCATGGGAGGACGCGAATCGAGTGTCGAGAGAGGAAGTCAGATCGGCGAGGCCGAGTCGGCATGTCGGCATGCCGGGCGGATGGCAATTGTACCGTTTGCCCATGACTTGACGACCGCACCGAGCGGGTGACTTGAGAGTGTCCAGTTCGACTTGCCGGGTTCGCTGGGAATTCTTTGCTTTGGGGCAATGCCCTCATTCCAAGGCGAAATGGCCCCTTGGGCAGCCCCATTCGCATGGAACTTAAATGCAATGAATTTGCGTACTCATTCCTTTTGCGATAATCATCACAGACAGTCATGCGGCTGGGTTCGTTTCAAGGGGGGGGGCCTCGGTCGCAGCAGTGGTCTCCCCCTGCTCACCACCAGGAGTTCCATTCATGTTTCATCGGATCTTTCGTCCGTCATCGATCGCTGGGGGCTGGTCCACTATCAGGCGGCGCAGCACCGCGATCGCAATGGCGGGGGTCGCGTTGTCGGCATGCTTGATGCCGCTGGCATCGTCTTCGGCCCAAACGCTCACACCGATTCCGTTGTCAGCGTCATCAGATGCAGCGTCGACCGTTGTAACGGACTCAGGCTCCCTGCAGCGGGTACCCTCCACGATCGCGAATCTCAAGAAGCGATCGGAGGACCTCAAGCAGCACTCGATCGCCAAGTACAAGGAGCCGCTGGAGGCGATCAAGCAGTCGATCAACTCGGGCGTGAATGAGTTGATCCACCTGCGTAGCGAGTTGGCTGCGGACCCGACCAACAAACGCAAGTACGCGGAGTTTGAGGATAAGACGTCACAGGTTCTCAGCGAGTTGCACCAGGGCATGCAAACGTTGCTCGACGGGGAGCCGGTGGTCCAGCAAGCGATCGATGACACGCTCAATGACGTTCGCAGCTACCTCGAAAAGCAACAGCAGAGAGAAGCGACGGCGATTGCGGCGGCACAAAAAAGCGAAGGGGAAGCCAACCGTTTGGACGCCGATCTGCAACAGGCGGCATCCAAGATCGGCCCGTTGTTGGCTGCTGGTCGTGAACTGCCACCGGAGATCGATGTCCAAGTGGCGAAAGTGGACTCCAGTCTGAAGGCCGCGCGTCAATCA from Stieleria varia carries:
- the purN gene encoding phosphoribosylglycinamide formyltransferase, translating into MNSSPLPIAVFLSGGGRTLENLLLHRDQHDLPIDVRLVISSRSDVRGLTIAQDAGIPTLVVRKSQFGDQEAKYSQAMFEPVRQSGARYVVMAGFLKHVLIPDDFDHRVINIHPSLLPAFGGQGMFGHHVHQAAIDRGVTISGCTVHFVDNHYDNGPIILQKSCEVLPDDTADRLAARVFEKECEALPEALRKLAAHPPSTSAFRTSAFPG
- the ileS gene encoding isoleucine--tRNA ligase, giving the protein MPDSGSPFQAAAASPRFSELEEQILEFWEQRDIYQQSLRRRADSPPFVFFEGPPTANGMPHPGHCLTRAIKDVFPRYKTMRGFRCERKAGWDTHGLPVEVEVGKELGIHSKEEIEAYGVEPFIQKCQQSVWRYMQQWERLTKRLGFWVDLEKAYVTYHQSYVESVWWSLKNLFDRGLLYQGHKIVWWWAQGGTALSAGEVGQGYRNVADPSVYVLFPLVDQPDRSLLVWTTTPWTLPSNMYAAVHPELEYSLVSDPESGKELYIATALVETIAKKSKRELTTIETCTGKDLIGLRYVPPMDGYYKTLGEVTGELVEPNGDQTQDYHYWRVVSADFVTTDSGSGIVHQAAAFGEVDYEVYDTQRQRFVEGQQPDLLCAIGPDGKFTEAVSEDLIGVWVKDADKPISRDLKERGLMFLQEQYLHDYPFCWRDDNDPLIQYPRRSWFIRTTRFRDMMLKNNSQIGWQPEHIRDGRFGNFLESNVDWALSRERYWGTPLPIWVCDETGRMEAVGSYEELLEKPGIDGTQVWLAAKQENPELVDDLRVHKPYIDAVTYDSPFADGSRMRRVSEVIDCWYDSGAMPFAQWGWPHQNDAAFRSQFPADFISEAIDQTRGWFYSQLAISTMLFGEGASVVEPGSTGIDPSQLGIADQAFPHPFRNCIVLGLMLSQWWENNDDDKKTIVLSEEETKDHKGKNFTKQTGKMSKSLRNYRSPEEIFDRYGADALRWYFFANQAPWNSIIYAEQSIKDSIPEFLLRLWNTFSFFTIYAEIDGFDPTAATGADEQLSPASLASAPKYRPASQRSEIDRWILSELNRTIQIVTERMDQLDNFNACQAITRLLDGLSNWYVRRSRDRFWASDADAPDKHDAYWTLYETLLELTKLVAPFVPFLSETLWQQLTRPFAQSATKPLASVHLCDYPTSIPDRIDRELSESMNLLREIASLGRAARANEKLKVRLPLAEVTVILTDDSKQAWLQSHDALVREELNVKAVHYTTAGEEYVQYTVVPNFKRLGPKVGKQIPLVKKTLATADGNELLAELQSTGFVTLALPEGELKLDSEDIEIRLQAKEGWAAAQGTQCVVVLNTEVTPELQREGIAKDLIRTVQSQRKAIDCQYTDRIRVAVISESDEVALAMSEHRELIMGETLADELTTTALDGVESVACEHGDVYVQICNAAKAGA